One region of Vibrio pelagius genomic DNA includes:
- a CDS encoding TonB-dependent receptor domain-containing protein: protein MKTIIICNQRHHIMTDRSLFSPKPLAIAVAFVCSAISSTSFANEAPVKTDEQMVITATRTETSLKQAPASMSVITAEDIENNPGITLADIVADSTSVESDFDSTRAGRQMISIRGMDSDYTLIMVNGRRLSSASAIIRGNDFDLSTIPADSIERVEIIRGPMSALYGSDGMGGTINIITKAPENDWSSTLSMDTSSPMDGNGGQEHSVGLTTSGALIEDELFARFSINQTSRDAWQPYSGTHNAGHDREDVTALEGRDTLSLLATLTWHATDNQTIDLDLGYSDDERDTAAEHATGLNVSNSNVKRNSQAITHNGYWSWGDTKVRYSRENVIDKNSADVGNSTRDVEELTQIFEASATSYLGDSHILTVGVDYQLSELTNEENVTGAPAEAYQGALFIQDQWNVTEQLTATLGGRLDKHEKYGEEFSPRVYLVHQTTDDLVIKGGVGKAFKAPTLTQNHSGYTVVSCKGWCDIVGNEDLSPETSWNYELAALYTQPRWNIEGALFRNEIQDLIDRGDTECQTDAIWGGNGVGCVDNGGNFVGNGTRTYVNVSEAVIQGVELAGGFQISEQWDVSGNYTYLDTEDKSTGEQLLERYKHSGLVKLNWNPTYDLTAFVSARYRGERQIETDLTQDAYTTLNIGTVYNVNDSVRIRAGITNLTDEAVSQELENMGYVEEPRTYYVGMTADF from the coding sequence ATGAAAACCATTATCATTTGCAACCAAAGACATCATATTATGACAGATCGTTCTCTTTTTTCTCCTAAGCCTCTAGCCATTGCAGTAGCCTTTGTCTGTTCTGCTATTTCATCAACTTCTTTTGCCAATGAAGCGCCAGTAAAAACTGACGAGCAGATGGTTATCACCGCAACTCGTACAGAAACTTCGCTCAAACAAGCGCCAGCATCTATGTCGGTGATCACGGCAGAAGATATTGAGAATAATCCGGGTATCACGTTGGCGGATATTGTGGCGGATTCCACCAGTGTTGAGTCCGATTTCGATAGTACGCGTGCAGGCCGTCAGATGATCTCAATTCGCGGTATGGATTCAGACTACACTTTGATCATGGTAAATGGTCGACGTCTCAGTTCTGCAAGTGCAATCATTCGTGGTAATGATTTCGATCTTTCAACCATCCCAGCAGATTCGATTGAGCGCGTTGAGATCATTCGCGGTCCAATGTCGGCACTGTATGGCTCCGATGGTATGGGCGGTACGATTAACATAATCACCAAAGCGCCTGAGAATGATTGGAGCTCGACATTGAGTATGGATACATCATCGCCAATGGATGGCAATGGTGGTCAAGAGCATTCTGTAGGGCTGACGACATCAGGTGCCTTGATTGAAGATGAGTTGTTTGCTCGTTTCTCCATAAACCAAACCAGCCGTGATGCGTGGCAGCCTTATTCTGGTACTCACAACGCAGGACACGATCGCGAAGATGTCACTGCTTTAGAAGGGCGCGATACACTGAGTTTGCTTGCTACATTGACATGGCATGCCACTGATAACCAGACTATCGATTTAGATCTCGGTTACAGCGATGACGAACGTGATACTGCGGCAGAGCATGCGACAGGCTTGAACGTTTCAAATTCTAATGTAAAACGTAATAGCCAAGCGATCACACACAATGGTTACTGGAGCTGGGGTGACACCAAAGTTCGCTACTCTAGAGAGAACGTGATTGATAAAAACTCAGCAGATGTCGGTAATTCAACACGTGATGTTGAAGAGCTAACACAGATCTTTGAAGCGTCGGCGACAAGCTATCTCGGTGATAGCCATATTCTGACGGTGGGTGTGGATTACCAGTTGAGTGAGCTAACAAACGAAGAAAATGTAACGGGAGCTCCTGCGGAGGCGTATCAAGGCGCTCTATTCATTCAAGATCAATGGAACGTTACTGAGCAGCTGACGGCAACCTTGGGTGGTCGTTTAGACAAACACGAGAAATATGGTGAAGAGTTCAGCCCCCGTGTGTATTTAGTTCATCAAACGACAGATGACCTCGTCATCAAAGGTGGTGTAGGTAAAGCGTTTAAAGCGCCAACACTGACGCAGAATCACTCAGGTTATACAGTTGTGAGTTGTAAAGGCTGGTGTGACATTGTCGGCAATGAAGATTTAAGCCCAGAAACGAGCTGGAACTATGAATTAGCGGCACTTTATACCCAACCGCGTTGGAACATTGAAGGCGCGTTGTTCCGAAATGAAATCCAAGACCTGATCGACCGTGGTGACACAGAGTGTCAAACAGACGCAATTTGGGGCGGTAACGGTGTCGGTTGTGTTGATAATGGTGGCAATTTCGTCGGTAACGGTACTCGCACTTATGTCAATGTATCTGAAGCGGTGATCCAAGGTGTTGAATTGGCCGGCGGCTTCCAGATTTCAGAGCAGTGGGATGTATCAGGTAACTACACGTACCTAGACACAGAAGACAAATCAACAGGCGAGCAGTTGTTGGAACGTTACAAGCATTCTGGTTTGGTGAAACTGAATTGGAACCCAACGTACGACCTCACCGCATTCGTAAGTGCGAGATATCGTGGCGAACGCCAGATTGAAACGGATTTGACTCAAGACGCTTACACCACGCTGAATATCGGTACTGTATACAACGTCAATGACTCGGTTCGCATTCGAGCTGGTATCACTAACTTAACTGATGAAGCAGTTTCTCAAGAACTTGAGAATATGGGTTATGTTGAAGAACCGCGTACTTACTACGTTGGCATGACGGCAGACTTCTAA
- a CDS encoding GNAT family N-acetyltransferase codes for MEIRKDDLSGGDVIALLEEHLADMYATSPPESVHALDVGALKSSDITFFSAWKAGVLLGCVAIKELEPQHAELKSMRTSRHARKGGVASKLLQHVLEVSSSRQYQTLSLETGSEEYFKPARNLYEKFGFRYCEPFADYKLDPHSHFMTIDIQSA; via the coding sequence ATGGAAATCAGAAAGGATGATTTGTCGGGCGGCGATGTCATAGCGCTACTCGAGGAACACTTAGCCGACATGTACGCGACTTCACCACCTGAAAGCGTTCACGCTCTTGATGTCGGTGCACTAAAATCCTCAGACATTACGTTTTTCAGTGCATGGAAGGCTGGTGTTTTACTTGGTTGTGTAGCAATCAAAGAGCTTGAGCCACAGCACGCAGAGCTTAAATCGATGCGAACATCTCGTCATGCACGAAAGGGCGGGGTTGCCAGCAAATTGCTGCAGCATGTACTCGAGGTTTCCTCTTCTCGTCAATATCAAACACTGAGTTTAGAGACTGGTTCTGAAGAGTACTTTAAACCAGCTCGTAACCTCTACGAGAAATTTGGCTTTCGTTATTGTGAACCCTTTGCGGACTACAAGCTCGATCCTCATAGTCACTTTATGACGATAGACATTCAATCAGCATGA
- a CDS encoding LysE/ArgO family amino acid transporter, protein MTTYLSGFSLGLSLILAIGSQNAFVLKQGLKNQHVFIVCLVCAVSDALLISFGVAGFGAIVEKFPQIEQIARFGGALFLAVYSILSFRSAFTENHALETHFQTKGSLLKVVSVCLAFTWLNPHVYLDTVVLLGSISTQYQPNEMQFAIGAITASFVFFFSLGFGARFLSPLFSRPKSWKILEFIVGVMMATIAISLII, encoded by the coding sequence ATGACCACGTATTTATCAGGCTTCTCTCTTGGCTTGTCTCTGATTTTAGCGATTGGCTCCCAAAATGCTTTTGTACTGAAGCAAGGTTTGAAAAATCAGCATGTCTTCATTGTCTGTTTAGTCTGCGCTGTGTCAGACGCACTGTTGATCAGTTTTGGTGTGGCAGGTTTTGGTGCAATTGTTGAGAAGTTTCCACAAATAGAACAGATCGCTCGATTTGGTGGTGCGCTGTTTTTGGCGGTGTATTCAATATTGAGTTTTCGTTCTGCATTTACCGAAAACCACGCGCTTGAAACCCATTTTCAAACCAAAGGCTCTTTGCTTAAAGTGGTGTCGGTATGTTTGGCATTTACTTGGTTGAACCCACATGTGTATTTAGACACGGTCGTATTGCTTGGGTCTATCTCCACCCAGTACCAACCGAATGAGATGCAATTTGCCATTGGAGCGATCACTGCTTCATTCGTGTTCTTCTTTTCATTGGGGTTTGGGGCGAGATTTCTCTCTCCACTATTCAGTCGCCCTAAGTCATGGAAAATACTAGAGTTTATAGTTGGTGTTATGATGGCAACCATTGCAATCAGCCTAATTATCTAA
- a CDS encoding glycoside hydrolase family 3 protein — protein sequence MILHNYKALLGGVAVSLVTAPCAIADLPIEVNVVNEEQRVTTPYYSEWPSLESAIVKDPQIEARIADILSRMTLGEKVGQMIMPEYRQVTPAEAKQYKIGSVLNGGGGWPNEDKYAPAQEWAKQADSYWLALDEAYAGRGFRIPFMWATDAVHGHNNVYGATLFPHNIGLGAANNPDLLRQIGEVTAIEVAATGIDLTFAPTVAVPRDYRWGRVYEGYSESPDITYHYAPAIVEGLQGNQQQLQTESKVIATVKHWLGDGGTNNGVDRGINHSTEDQLRNLHALGYFSAIEAGAQVVMTSFNSWQQVEENGNIDSSNHSGKLHGSRYLVTDVLKGKLGFDGIVVTDWNGHGEVKGCTNANCPQAVLAGNDLFMVTDNKDWKGFYRNVIKQVRSGEIPMSRIDDAVTRILRVKMRAGLWFKPRPSYRLYAGDESLLGADKHRLVARQAVSESLVLLKNNNQILPLNSNNQTYLVVGSASNDLQKQSGGWTLTWQGNENRRSDYRNGETVLEAFVEQVGEKRVFTDPETAPMDAIVIVVMGEDPYAEMFGDIKEHQSIAYSELKTSYKRDLRLLEQLKQQGFEIVTLFFSGRPLYTTPELNLSDAFVAAWLPGTEAMGITDVLFGVNGKDFTGRLSFSWPRDKCVSNVSRFEFRIANYVIPENERSPEESPPLFDYGYGLSYQTPQHLSEIESDKERLGCGKELQKTKAIHNLEIFGRLASEQFVPKVSGQVTQWKGTFISRSKVTQIGTAHTTPINYKHQQDALSVSLGQSLPMQFYLQTPDKKGVDLTDYLFAGADLELDIAVYGSVPKSLKLASHCVYPCGAIASIEKELSQALANSDKPWLTVKVPLSCLAENGLDFSDLNTPLLLYSDEPFDFDIGEVRYVPESQQVDDKRALYLSCGLFNKIK from the coding sequence GTGATATTACACAATTATAAGGCTTTGTTAGGAGGCGTTGCTGTAAGCTTAGTTACTGCTCCTTGCGCGATTGCGGACCTTCCGATTGAAGTAAATGTAGTAAACGAAGAACAGAGGGTTACCACTCCCTATTATTCAGAATGGCCATCACTAGAGAGTGCGATTGTAAAAGATCCTCAGATTGAAGCTCGTATCGCAGATATCTTAAGTCGGATGACACTGGGTGAGAAAGTCGGGCAAATGATCATGCCTGAATATCGACAAGTGACGCCGGCAGAAGCTAAGCAATATAAGATCGGCTCAGTACTTAACGGTGGTGGTGGCTGGCCGAATGAAGATAAATACGCACCGGCGCAAGAGTGGGCGAAACAAGCGGACAGCTATTGGCTTGCGTTGGACGAAGCCTATGCCGGCCGAGGGTTCCGAATCCCATTTATGTGGGCAACCGATGCTGTTCATGGGCACAACAATGTTTATGGAGCGACACTGTTCCCGCACAATATTGGTCTTGGCGCGGCGAACAATCCAGACTTACTTCGACAGATTGGTGAAGTAACGGCAATAGAAGTCGCTGCGACCGGCATTGACTTAACTTTTGCTCCTACGGTGGCTGTGCCAAGAGATTACCGTTGGGGAAGAGTCTACGAAGGCTATTCAGAGTCTCCAGACATTACTTATCACTACGCGCCTGCGATCGTGGAAGGGCTACAAGGTAATCAACAACAACTGCAAACCGAGTCCAAAGTGATCGCCACCGTGAAGCATTGGCTCGGTGATGGTGGGACTAACAATGGTGTAGATCGAGGAATCAACCACTCCACAGAAGACCAACTGCGTAACCTCCATGCACTAGGCTATTTCTCCGCTATAGAGGCTGGTGCACAAGTGGTTATGACGTCGTTTAACTCTTGGCAGCAAGTTGAAGAAAATGGAAATATCGACTCTTCAAACCACAGTGGTAAACTACATGGTAGTCGTTACCTTGTCACGGATGTACTTAAAGGCAAACTAGGCTTTGACGGTATCGTGGTGACCGATTGGAATGGGCATGGTGAGGTAAAAGGGTGTACCAATGCCAACTGTCCGCAAGCTGTTCTGGCAGGTAATGACTTGTTTATGGTGACAGACAATAAAGATTGGAAAGGTTTTTATCGCAACGTCATAAAGCAGGTGCGAAGTGGCGAAATTCCAATGTCTCGAATCGATGATGCAGTGACTCGAATACTGCGAGTGAAAATGAGAGCAGGGCTATGGTTTAAACCGAGACCTTCCTATCGACTCTATGCGGGTGATGAATCTTTACTTGGTGCAGACAAACATCGGCTGGTGGCAAGGCAAGCAGTCAGCGAATCCTTGGTATTGCTCAAAAACAACAATCAAATTTTACCGCTCAACTCAAATAACCAAACTTATCTTGTTGTCGGCAGTGCTTCAAATGATCTGCAAAAGCAGAGCGGGGGCTGGACGTTAACTTGGCAGGGCAATGAAAATAGACGCTCTGACTATAGAAACGGTGAAACTGTCCTTGAGGCTTTCGTTGAGCAAGTTGGCGAGAAAAGAGTGTTTACCGACCCAGAGACCGCGCCGATGGATGCCATTGTTATTGTCGTAATGGGTGAAGATCCTTATGCGGAGATGTTTGGTGACATCAAGGAACATCAAAGCATCGCTTACTCAGAGCTTAAAACCAGTTATAAGCGCGATTTACGTTTACTGGAGCAACTAAAGCAACAAGGTTTTGAGATCGTTACTCTGTTTTTCTCTGGCAGACCTCTATACACCACGCCGGAACTCAATTTGTCTGATGCGTTCGTGGCAGCTTGGCTACCAGGAACCGAAGCGATGGGCATCACCGATGTGTTGTTTGGTGTGAATGGCAAAGATTTTACAGGGCGATTGTCGTTTAGTTGGCCACGTGATAAGTGTGTGAGCAATGTGAGCCGTTTTGAATTCCGTATTGCAAACTATGTGATACCAGAAAATGAGCGTTCTCCAGAAGAGAGTCCACCGTTGTTTGACTATGGTTACGGCTTGAGTTACCAAACGCCACAGCATTTGAGTGAAATAGAGTCAGATAAAGAGAGACTTGGCTGTGGTAAAGAGCTCCAAAAAACCAAAGCGATCCATAATTTGGAGATTTTTGGACGACTGGCCAGTGAGCAGTTTGTGCCTAAAGTGAGTGGTCAGGTGACGCAGTGGAAGGGTACGTTTATATCCCGTTCTAAAGTGACACAAATTGGTACCGCGCACACCACACCAATCAACTACAAACACCAACAAGACGCACTCTCAGTCAGTCTAGGACAATCGTTACCGATGCAATTTTACTTGCAAACACCGGATAAGAAAGGCGTTGATCTGACGGATTATTTATTTGCAGGCGCAGACTTGGAGTTAGACATTGCGGTTTATGGCTCAGTCCCTAAGTCTTTAAAACTCGCGAGTCATTGCGTTTACCCATGTGGTGCAATCGCGTCAATTGAGAAAGAGCTCTCACAAGCGTTGGCAAACAGTGATAAGCCTTGGTTAACCGTTAAAGTGCCTTTGAGTTGCTTGGCTGAGAATGGTTTAGATTTTTCCGATTTGAATACTCCGTTGCTTCTTTACTCCGATGAACCGTTCGATTTTGATATAGGTGAAGTTCGTTACGTACCTGAGAGTCAGCAAGTTGATGACAAACGAGCACTGTACTTGTCATGCGGTTTGTTTAACAAGATTAAGTAA
- a CDS encoding methyl-accepting chemotaxis protein, with the protein MVAAVTTVSLIASNWFSFNLAKEQVEETIYKEIDRSLSVEINEIEQDVQRTIAVVNSTAAELNAAKFEVEYQALMHYSAKLGGIDKMVIGFDDGRSFTSRPSESFPNGIGIPEKYNPTSRPWYKQAKTRSGLSFSDLFFTKSTQTPMVGVMYSFENSVLMADLRFDDLEDKLGELEKIYQARGLIVDDKGMIIASTIESIAPQTMISSLPATTQIAAATRQSEVFIRGSIDQKEMMLMAKVVNIGDSNQWHMISVIDPKIAMRTLDKVVFNAQMLIVAAVICSIAVMTLLLNMLYHPIISLRNIVHDLSQGNGDLTQRLEERTNDDLGKIARDINIFISGLQSMITEVKQKNVVLEGKVDSIESCCQETNSVLQVHTNETSQVVTAIDSLSHASIEVERNSQSAAEAAHNAATFSDETKQINVLTESYINSLEEQVDTTSHDIIAMANESQSIQSIVTVIGGIAEQTNLLALNASIEAARAGEHGRGFAVVADEVRALANRTQESTSEIEEALSNLQGQSEGLVKSIELTKLNCEKTRNQVVQAVEMLSKLSEKMEVVSRFNSDISSASAEQNAVTQSITKSVHEIDQMVLELNKLSVNQVNESVEIKQLNHSISTLMSRFKV; encoded by the coding sequence ATGGTGGCCGCTGTCACCACCGTTTCGCTAATTGCATCAAACTGGTTTTCGTTCAACCTAGCCAAAGAGCAGGTTGAAGAGACCATTTACAAAGAGATCGACCGTTCTCTCTCTGTAGAGATCAATGAGATTGAGCAAGATGTACAACGCACCATTGCCGTCGTGAACTCAACAGCAGCAGAGCTCAACGCTGCAAAATTTGAGGTCGAGTATCAAGCGCTGATGCACTACTCGGCTAAACTAGGCGGCATTGATAAGATGGTCATTGGCTTCGATGATGGTCGCTCTTTTACATCACGCCCTTCCGAATCTTTTCCAAACGGCATTGGTATTCCAGAGAAGTACAATCCAACGAGTCGCCCTTGGTACAAACAGGCCAAAACTCGTTCTGGACTCTCTTTTAGCGACCTGTTCTTTACCAAAAGCACGCAAACGCCAATGGTTGGTGTAATGTACTCTTTTGAAAACAGCGTACTTATGGCCGACCTTCGCTTTGATGATTTGGAGGATAAATTGGGTGAACTGGAAAAAATCTATCAAGCTCGCGGCTTAATCGTTGACGACAAAGGCATGATCATCGCTTCTACCATTGAAAGTATCGCTCCTCAAACCATGATTAGTTCATTGCCAGCTACAACTCAGATAGCGGCGGCAACACGTCAATCGGAAGTGTTTATTCGCGGTAGTATTGACCAAAAAGAGATGATGCTAATGGCTAAAGTCGTCAATATCGGTGATTCGAACCAGTGGCATATGATCTCGGTTATCGACCCTAAAATCGCTATGAGAACTCTAGACAAGGTGGTCTTCAATGCTCAAATGTTGATAGTGGCCGCTGTCATCTGCTCAATTGCTGTGATGACTTTGCTACTCAACATGCTATACCACCCTATCATCTCGCTACGTAACATTGTTCATGACTTATCTCAAGGCAATGGTGACCTAACCCAGCGCTTGGAGGAAAGAACCAATGATGACCTTGGTAAGATTGCACGAGATATCAATATCTTCATCAGTGGCCTTCAGAGCATGATCACCGAAGTTAAACAGAAAAACGTGGTGCTTGAAGGTAAGGTTGATAGCATCGAGAGTTGTTGCCAAGAAACCAACAGCGTGTTGCAAGTTCACACCAACGAGACTAGTCAAGTTGTCACAGCGATTGATAGCCTATCTCACGCCTCCATTGAAGTAGAGAGAAACTCGCAGTCTGCAGCCGAAGCCGCTCACAACGCAGCCACATTCAGTGATGAGACCAAGCAAATCAATGTGCTAACTGAGTCCTACATTAACTCTTTGGAAGAGCAAGTTGATACCACATCTCATGACATTATTGCGATGGCCAATGAATCCCAAAGTATTCAATCTATCGTAACTGTCATCGGTGGTATCGCTGAACAAACCAACCTACTCGCTCTAAACGCATCTATTGAAGCTGCACGTGCAGGTGAACACGGTCGTGGCTTTGCTGTGGTCGCTGATGAAGTGAGAGCATTAGCAAATCGCACTCAAGAGAGTACGTCAGAAATTGAGGAAGCACTCTCTAACCTCCAAGGCCAGTCTGAAGGTTTAGTAAAATCGATTGAGCTCACTAAATTGAACTGTGAAAAAACACGCAATCAAGTGGTTCAAGCCGTAGAGATGCTCTCTAAATTGAGTGAAAAGATGGAAGTCGTAAGTCGCTTCAACAGTGATATCTCTAGTGCATCCGCTGAGCAAAACGCCGTCACACAGAGCATCACAAAGAGTGTCCATGAGATTGACCAAATGGTACTGGAGCTCAATAAATTGAGTGTGAATCAAGTGAATGAGTCCGTTGAGATCAAACAGCTCAACCACAGTATCAGCACCTTGATGAGTCGTTTTAAGGTTTAA
- a CDS encoding sodium:solute symporter family transporter yields MELNTAIVGIYFLFLIAIGWMFRTFTSTTSDYFRGGGNMLWWMVGATAFMTQFSAWTFTGAAGKAYNDGFAVAIIFLANAFGYFMNFAYFAPKFRQLRVVTVIEAIRMRFGAANEQVFTWSSMPNSVVSAGVWLNALAIIASGIFGFDMTMTIWITGLVVLAMSVTGGSWAVIASDFMQMVIIMAVTVTCAVVAVVQGGGVGEIINNFPVGDTGSFVAGNNLNYLSIFSIWAFFIFVKQFSITNNMLNSYRYLAAKDSKNAKKAALLACVLMLGGVFIWFMPSWYIAGQGVDLSAAYPEAGSKAGDFAYLYFVQEYMPAGMVGLLVAAMFAATMSSMDSGLNRNSGIFVKNFYEPVVRKGQASEKELVTVSKITSTVFGIAIILIAQFINSLKGLSLFDTMMYVGALIGFPMTIPAFLGFFIKKTPDWAGWGTLIVGGLVSYIVGFVINAEMVSSLFGLEELTKREWSDVKVAIGLIGHITLTGGFFIASTLFYKPLREDRQADVDKFFNNLDTPLVAESTEQKKLDNKQRQMLGKLIAVAGVGVMFMALLSNPMWGRMVFILCGAIVGGVGMLLVKAVDETVEEKGTVSEQTS; encoded by the coding sequence ATGGAACTCAATACAGCTATTGTAGGCATCTATTTCTTATTTCTTATCGCTATAGGATGGATGTTCAGAACGTTTACTAGTACCACCAGTGATTACTTCCGTGGGGGCGGTAACATGCTTTGGTGGATGGTAGGTGCTACGGCATTTATGACGCAATTCTCTGCTTGGACATTTACAGGTGCTGCAGGTAAGGCGTACAACGATGGTTTTGCCGTCGCCATCATCTTTTTGGCAAATGCGTTTGGCTACTTCATGAACTTTGCGTACTTTGCTCCTAAGTTCCGCCAACTTCGTGTTGTTACGGTAATCGAAGCTATCCGTATGCGTTTCGGTGCTGCGAATGAGCAAGTGTTTACTTGGTCTTCAATGCCGAACTCTGTTGTATCGGCTGGTGTTTGGTTGAATGCACTTGCAATCATTGCTTCAGGCATCTTCGGCTTTGACATGACAATGACAATCTGGATTACAGGTCTGGTCGTTCTGGCAATGTCGGTGACAGGGGGATCATGGGCAGTAATCGCATCTGACTTTATGCAGATGGTTATCATCATGGCAGTAACGGTTACTTGTGCGGTGGTCGCTGTTGTTCAAGGTGGCGGTGTTGGTGAGATCATCAATAACTTCCCGGTCGGTGATACTGGCTCTTTCGTAGCGGGTAACAATCTGAATTACCTAAGCATCTTTAGCATTTGGGCATTCTTCATCTTTGTTAAGCAGTTCTCTATTACTAACAACATGCTCAACTCTTACCGTTACCTAGCGGCAAAAGACTCCAAAAACGCTAAGAAAGCGGCGCTTCTTGCTTGTGTGCTAATGCTTGGCGGTGTGTTCATCTGGTTCATGCCTTCTTGGTACATTGCTGGTCAAGGCGTCGACCTATCTGCTGCCTATCCTGAAGCTGGTTCTAAAGCGGGTGATTTCGCTTACCTATACTTTGTACAAGAGTACATGCCAGCTGGTATGGTTGGTCTTCTGGTAGCGGCAATGTTTGCAGCAACCATGTCGTCTATGGACTCAGGTCTAAACCGTAACTCAGGTATTTTCGTTAAGAACTTCTACGAACCTGTTGTTCGTAAAGGTCAGGCTTCAGAGAAAGAGCTAGTTACTGTATCGAAGATTACTTCTACAGTGTTTGGTATCGCAATTATCCTTATCGCACAGTTCATCAACTCTCTAAAAGGTTTGAGTTTGTTCGATACTATGATGTACGTGGGGGCGCTAATCGGCTTCCCAATGACAATTCCAGCATTCCTTGGCTTCTTCATTAAGAAGACTCCTGATTGGGCAGGTTGGGGTACGCTAATTGTAGGTGGTCTGGTTTCTTACATTGTTGGCTTCGTTATCAATGCAGAGATGGTTTCATCACTATTTGGTCTTGAAGAGCTAACTAAGCGTGAATGGTCTGATGTTAAGGTTGCGATTGGTCTAATCGGTCACATCACACTAACAGGTGGTTTCTTCATCGCTTCGACTCTGTTCTACAAACCACTACGTGAAGATCGTCAAGCTGATGTCGATAAGTTCTTCAATAACTTAGATACACCTTTGGTTGCTGAGTCTACAGAGCAGAAGAAACTGGACAACAAACAGCGCCAAATGCTTGGTAAACTTATCGCAGTAGCGGGTGTGGGTGTGATGTTTATGGCACTTCTATCAAACCCGATGTGGGGACGTATGGTGTTCATCCTATGTGGCGCGATTGTCGGTGGTGTTGGTATGCTGCTTGTGAAAGCGGTGGATGAAACTGTTGAAGAGAAGGGCACGGTATCAGAACAAACCTCGTGA
- a CDS encoding 3'-5' exonuclease produces MLFKRFHPLMRLNKKRELFIEQRHQASELTALVSEPECTLDTKAEELSYIVLDLETTGLQAESDLILSMGWVEINADKINLNSASHLYINEESSVVPETAVINHITPQMLRDGISLPNAMSQFFEAAAGKVLIAHACGVEKAFIDRYLDTYYQVVDLPILWVDTLAIDKNMAKARNEHDLDYSLSSTRERYGLPEYNNHNALIDAVSTAELFLAQKKRLSPTTSVPIAKLYSLSHK; encoded by the coding sequence ATGCTATTTAAACGCTTTCACCCATTGATGCGTCTAAATAAAAAGAGAGAGCTCTTTATTGAGCAACGCCATCAGGCTTCTGAACTGACCGCTTTGGTGTCTGAACCAGAATGTACTCTCGACACCAAAGCTGAAGAGCTGAGCTATATTGTTTTGGATCTAGAGACGACAGGACTGCAAGCGGAAAGCGACCTTATATTGTCTATGGGTTGGGTTGAGATAAATGCAGACAAAATCAATCTAAACTCCGCATCACACCTTTACATCAATGAAGAGTCTTCTGTAGTACCTGAAACCGCGGTGATTAACCATATCACTCCGCAAATGCTTAGAGATGGTATCTCGCTACCGAACGCTATGAGTCAATTTTTCGAAGCTGCTGCAGGTAAAGTGCTCATTGCTCATGCCTGTGGTGTAGAGAAAGCGTTTATCGACCGTTACCTAGATACCTATTATCAAGTGGTAGATTTGCCTATCTTATGGGTCGATACGTTAGCGATCGATAAGAACATGGCGAAAGCGCGCAACGAACACGACTTAGACTACTCTTTGTCTTCGACACGTGAACGCTATGGGTTGCCGGAGTATAACAATCACAACGCACTGATCGATGCAGTCTCAACCGCCGAGCTCTTCTTGGCACAAAAGAAACGTCTCTCACCAACGACATCAGTCCCCATCGCCAAGCTATACAGTTTGAGTCACAAGTAA